The following is a genomic window from Rhododendron vialii isolate Sample 1 chromosome 9a, ASM3025357v1.
cttgaaaattgtaaatatgtacttattttttaaaaaatcggTAGCGGAATGCACCAAATTTCCCTGGGATACGTGGTTGTGACAAGAGTTAAGGTGTgcgttccactaactaaaataactaagtgcttattttttaaataagtattcattttttgaattaaggTGATATactgtgagagaatgacatgtctcgtagagcgagaaataagtactaaaaaataaaaactttaatgaAACGGGACCTAACAGTACACCACTGAATCGTATGTCcaaaaaaaacatccaaaagTTTTTTCCAAATGGGACTGAAGCCTAAAATGCTCTTAAAACTTTAAGGAATTAGtgttagattttaaaaaaaatgattagtgTGCTGGCGTCGTGTTCTATTAATTTAAATCACTGTTTTGACGATGTGGctcaatgtaattaatttggaagaaataaatgtttacaccgccggtgtaaaaaatttattctcttaaaaaaaatattgggtgGCCGAACTTAGAATTTCGACGTCTATGCAAAAGAAGAGCTACTATAATTATAAGAAAATTGAAACTTGTATATTGGTGATTGTATGGGCTCATCCGCCCCCATCCGTCCTTGCATAATAATGAGAAGATCAATCTTAGCTTTTTaagttgagaataaattctattcACTGTGGGtgtaaaacttcattttttcacCACCGCCTATAATGGTCTCTACCGAGTGTCTATTATtatgatttgaaccgttcatattttaagacccaCGATATagtattgccatgcaaaaaatcagcttgatcggaaGTCGATAGacttatcaaaatttgaattttggtttataaaatggacgatttgatttctgtcaataaaaataaagataaattatttattttacaaagcaaaatttaatttttaatactcacatcgatatccaatcaagttaattttttgcattaatACACTATTATGTGGGGTTTACAATATTAGCTGTTCAAATCAATAATAAAGAGATAGTGGTGAAAATTGGAATTTTCTACCTCgggagaaattttattttcatctcttttaagtttttagaagaattggactccttaacttttCGTTTAAAAGAGTACAGTAGTACAAGGGTGGCCACCGCTGTATTTGACCAGTACGTGCGTGGCAGCGTGGGATTAAATTAATTCCACCATTTTTAACCCAATAATAATACCAGTGCAACATACTATTAATTGCTCTCATATCAAGAAGAAATCTAATTGATAATCCTTTGGAAGCGAAGGTAAACGCATGCATGCAACGATTCTCCAGGTAACAACCGCGTGGGAAACAGAGAGATTCCTTCAAAACTTTGCATGCATGGATTCTCACAAACATAGCTTAAgggtgtctctctctctccatcactTGAATCTTTGAAGATGGATCGTCATAGCAGTTGGTTGGTAGAACAATTAATTActccatattctctctctctctctctctctctctctctctctctctctctctctctccccatgtatatgtgtgtatatataggtcTAGCTGTGTTGGTGGGAAAACAGAGTCAGTAATATTCCGAGAACAGAATCACAATGGCAACCTCCAAGGTGAGTATAAAACTCCTCATTGAAACCAAGGCCAAAAGAGTCCTTTTCGCAGAAGCCGGGAAAGACTTTGTCGATTTCCTCTTCCACCTTCTCCATTTGCCCGTTGGAACCGTGGTGAGACTCCTCACAAAACAAACCATGGTGGGCACTCTGGGAAACCTCTACCAAAGCATCGAAAAGCTGAGCGAAACCTACttccaaccaaaccaaaccaaagactCTGTCCTCAAACCAAAAGCCCCACTCTCTGCTACCCAAGTTCCCCTCTTATCAGTCGATGGCGGTACATCCGCTGGCAAAACGTTTTACACTTGCCCGAACAATAGTGCCACCGCGTATGGCACCGGCCACCCATATTTCTCGGATAATGCCCGTGCTGTTTGCCCCAGTTGCAAGAGTAGGTTGTCTACAGGGATCCAGTATGTTGCGGCGGAGAATGAAGTGGCAGCAGTTGGGGAGGGAGGTTTTGTGAAGGGGGTGGTGACTTACATGGTGATGGATGATCTGGTGGTGACTCCCATGTCCACTATTTCTGGGATTACCATGTTGAACAAATTAAATGTTCAGAATGTTGGGGCACTCGAGGAGAGGGTTGTTGATTTGGGGATGCCTGAGGTACGTACGGAAACTAGTATCATCTGTTCTATCCCTTCTGTGTTTTGtttattcattttgaaaaatcaaacttgcaACGGGAAGATATAATTAGTACTTCtagtttcttgaaaaaattcttCACcgtatgttttccttttttgaaagtATCCTTCCAGGTCCATATGTTACATGCAATTAAGTCAGAATACAAATTCTTCAAACAACGCAGTACATCAATTACGTAatattcccttttctttaattatatatataaaccaaTCCTTACTTAATGAATCCTGTATTTGAACTTCTTTTTAGGGTTTGAAGCCGTTGAAGGCAAGTTTGCAGTCAAAGAAAGTTCTAACAAATGTGTTCCTCGGAAACACTGGAGATTGATGGTTGATATATAGATACTTCTAGCTGCTGCAACCGATGACAATGCTGAAGAAGTACGGGATGGAGACATGCAGGGCGAAGGTATGTTTTGTGAGAAATGCTCTTTATATTATGATGAAGGATCTCTTGGTCGTTTAAAATTCGATCGGCCATTCGGCAtggattttgtttttagttccagttttgtttttctttttttcttttttggggtaCCAGCTAGCTAGGGAGGGCATCTGGTGGTTTGCAAACTTAATTATGTGCATGGTTTCTAGTTCTGAAGGAAGTTGCAAGTTTTTGTTTGTGGTGTTGTTTGTGGTCATGAGTTAAAAAGGGTACGTACATCGTCAACAAGTCCAATGATTTGGTTTCATATGCATGGTTGAAGATTGTAATGAGGATTAGTGTTTCTCTCAGCCGTGTTCAATGTTTCATTAATCTTGCtgcaagttttttttccttttataatcAAGTGTACGGATCAATTTACGCATGCCTCGACTAATCTTGAAAACTATAAGTCTATCTCTATCATCCACTAGCGGTGGGCCCACTTCAAAAATGGATGTAAGTTCACAATCACAAAAAGCTTGTTTGTCTcctaaataagtacttattttttaaattaaatgtgatatattgtaagagattgatttgtctcgtaaagcgaaaaataagtatttcaaaaataaaacttgAGAGCAACGGGGCCTTAAACTAGAGTATGCatgttgagaaatttttcaatgccgaGAAGATATATCCCACGTGTACCTGCTCggcattgaaattttttctttggTTGTGAGAATCCATGCAAAGTTTTGAACGAATCTCTCTGTTTCCCCACTAGCTTGTTACCTGGAGAATCGTTGCACGCGTTTACCTTTGCTTCCCAAGGATTATCAAAGGAATTGATTTTTTCTACCCTCTCTTCTTTTATAtccactcttcttcttttttatcttttagcaaaagaaaaatacatacactttcaatact
Proteins encoded in this region:
- the LOC131301256 gene encoding uncharacterized protein LOC131301256 — its product is MVGTLGNLYQSIEKLSETYFQPNQTKDSVLKPKAPLSATQVPLLSVDGGTSAGKTFYTCPNNSATAYGTGHPYFSDNARAVCPSCKSRLSTGIQYVAAENEVAAVGEGGFVKGVVTYMVMDDLVVTPMSTISGITMLNKLNVQNVGALEERVVDLGMPEGLKPLKASLQSKKVLTNVFLGNTGD